A part of Aspergillus flavus chromosome 1, complete sequence genomic DNA contains:
- a CDS encoding phospho-2-dehydro-3-deoxyheptonate aldolase, phenylalanine-inhibited (Phe-inhibited DAHP synthase AroG) has translation FFIENPNVGDTNHLEDSRIRGYNPLTPPNLLQHEIAMTETSRQTVLQARQEASAVVHGTDTDKRRLLVVVGPCSIHDPEMALEYCDRLLKLKEKYKDELLIVMRAYLEKPRTTVGWKGLINDPDIDNSFKINKGLRTSRQLFVDLTNKGMPIASEMLDTISPQFLADCLSVGAVGARTTESQVHRELASGLSFPVGFKNGTDGSLDVAVDAIGSVKHPHHFLSVTKPGVVSIVGTVGNPDCFVILRGGKKGPNYDAQSIAEAKAKLSAQGMEPRLMVDCSHGNSQKNHKNQPKVAAVLAEQIAAGETAIMGVMIESNINEGNQKVPPEGKAGLKYGVSITDACIHWEDTEAVLENLAQAVRTRKEKLAVNN, from the exons TTCTTCATCGAAAATCCCAATGTAGGGGACACCAACCATCTGGAGGACTCGAGAA TTCGAGGATATAACCCTCTGACACCCCCCAACCTTCTCCAACATGAGATTGCTATGACAGAGACTTCCAGACAGACGGTCTTGCAAGCCCGTCAGGAGGCTAGCGCAGTCGTTCATGGCACCGACACCGACAAGCGCCGTCTGCTGGTCGTAGTGGGACCCTGCTCGATTCACGATCCCGAAATGGCCCTTGAATACTGTGACCGTCTTTTAAAACTGAAGGAGAAATACAAGGATGAGCTTTTGATTGTCATGCGTGCCTACCTGGAGAAGCCACGTACCACTGTTGGCTGGAAGGGTCTCATAAACGACCCCGATATCGACAACAgcttcaagatcaacaagggTCTGCGCACATCTCGCCAACTTTTCGTCGATCTGACCAACAAGGGCATGCCCATTGCTAGCGAGATGCTGGACACTATCTCCCCGCAGTTCCTGGCTGACTGTCTCTCCGTTGGTGCGGTTGGCGCGCGGACAACCGAGTCCCAGGTCCACCGTGAGCTGGCTTCtggtctttccttccccgTTGGATTCAAGAACGGCACCGATGGCTCTTTGGATGTTGCAGTGGATGCCATTGGCTCGGTCAAGCACCCCCATCACTTCCTCTCCGTCACCAAGCCTGGTGTTGTCTCCATCGTCGGCACCGTGGGTAACCCCGACTGTTTCGTCATCCTCCGTGGTGGAAAGAAGGGCCCCAACTACGATGCTCAGAGCATCGCCGAGGCCAAGGCCAAACTTTCTGCACAGGGCATGGAGCCCCGTCTCATGGTGGACTGCAGCCACGGTAACTCGCAAAAGAACCACAAGAACCAGCCCAAGGTGGCTGCTGTGCTCGCGGAACAGATCGCTGCGGGTGAGACCGCAATCATGGGTGTCATGATCGAGAGTAACATCAACGAGG GTAACCAGAAGGTCCCGCCTGAGGGCAAGGCCGGCCTCAAGTACGGTGTCAGTATCACCGATGCTTGCATTCACTGGGAGGACACGGAAGCTGTTCTTGAGAACCTCGCCCAGGCCGTTCGTACtcggaaagagaaattggCGGTCAACAACTAG
- a CDS encoding uncharacterized protein (domain of unknown function DUF221-domain containing protein), with the protein MSMTEAAAAAIITAAVINDKPGGGHEPTWGDQTRGQRDLYTQLIISLTLGLSAFLSFCVLRPKWTELYAARRRQRCAASHLPELPDSFFGWIPVLYRITEEEVLHSAGLDAFVFLSFFKFAIRFLSAVFMFAVVIILPIHYKYTGKRGIPGWDDNDGNALGRNKDKEPVTDPDYLWMYVVFTYIFTGMAVYMLLQETNKIIRIRQEYLGSQTSTTDRTIRLSGIPQDMASEEKIIEFVEGLQVGKVESVTLCRDWRELDRLVDERLQILRNLERAWTKHLGYKRQTEDDSTLPLAHHRPRGSSLFSEDDSERIQLLSESGRDHVADYAHQRPTIRLWYGPLKLRYKNVDAIDYYEEKLRRIDEEIRVARQKQYTPTELAFVTMESIFASQMVVQAILDPHPMQLLARLAPAPADVVWKNTYLPRSRRMMQSWSITGVIGFLTVFWSVLLVPLAYLLELETLHKVFPQLAEALARNPIAKSLVQTGLPTLVLSLMTVAVPYLYNWLSNLQGMTSRGDVELSVISKNFFFSFFNLFLVFTVFGTATTFYELFKHLRDAFQDATTIAFALANSLENFAPFYINLIVLQGVGMFPFRLLEFGSVAMYPINFFKAKTPREYAELSTPPTFSYGYSIPQTILILIICVVYSVFPSSWLICLFGLVYFTIGNFIYKYQLLYAMDHQQHSTGRAWPMICSRVLVGLMVFQIAMIGVFALRKAITRSLILVPLLGATVWFSYFFSRSYEPLMKFIALKSINPDGGGNLSPSPSTFSSPSGLDRDALPIQIGRQGVEVRLNKYVNPSLIMPLDGAWLPGRSVGEYPRSI; encoded by the exons ATGTCTATGACAGAGGCTGCTGCGGCAGCCATAATCACGGCTGCAGTTATAAATGACAAGCCTGGGGGCGGGCATGAGCCGACATGGGGCGACCAAACAAGAGGGCAACGTGATCTGTATACCCAGCTTATCATTAGCTTAACATTGGGACTAAGTGCCTTCTTATCTTTCTGT GTCCTGCGACCGAAATGGACGGAGCTGTACGCCGCACGAAGACGGCAACGTTGCGCAGCTTCGCACTTACCGGAGCTTCCTGATAGCTTCTTTGGGTGGATACCGGTGCTCTACAGGATAACTGAGGAGGAAGTATTGCACTCTGCGGGTTTGGATGCGTTCGTT TTCCTGTCGTTTTTCAAGTTTGCGATCCGGTTCTTGTCAGCTGTCTTCATGTTCGCCGTAGTTATTATACTTCCGATTCATTACAAGTATACCGGAAAAAGGGGGATCCCTGGTTGGGATGACAACGATGGCAATGCTCTCGGTAGgaacaaggacaaggagcCCGTGACTGACCCAGACTATCTGTGGATGTACGTGGTGTTCACATACATATTCACCGGAATGGCAGTCTATATGTTACTCCAGGAGACGAACAAAATTATTCGTATCAGACAGGAGTATCTTGGCAGTCAGACTAGCACTACCGACCGGACTATCCGCCTTTCAGGTATTCCCCAGGACATGGCAtctgaagagaagatcattgAATTCGTGGAAGGTCTTCAGGTTGGAAAAGTTGAGAGTGTCACTTTATGCCGGGATTGGCGCGAATTAGACCGCCTCGTCGACGAGCGATTGCAGATACTACGGAACCTTGAACGAGCGTGGACTAAGCACCTTGGATACAAACGACAGACCGAAGATGATAGCACGTTACCCCTAGCACATCATCGGCCGCGTGGTTCGAGCTTGTTCTCTGAAGATGACAGCGAGCGCATACAGCTTCTTTCAGAGAGTGGACGAGACCACGTTGCGGACTATGCGCACCAACGTCCTACAATTCGCTTATGGTACGGACCGTTAAAGCTACGATACAAGAACGTCGATGCGATAGACTATTATGAAGAAAAGCTGCGGAGGATTGATGAAGAGATCCGAGTGGCGCGCCAGAAGCAGTATACCCCTACTGAACTAGCATTTGTAACCATGGAGTCCATCTTTGCATCCCAGATGGTGGTTCAAGCGATCCTCGATCCTCATCCTATGCAGTTGCTTGCCCGGTTGGCACCGGCACCGGCTGACGTCGTGTGGAAGAATACATACTTGCCGCGTTCAAGACGAATGATGCAATCCTGGTCCATCACGGGAGTCATTGGCTTCTTAACCGTGTTCTGGTCGGTACTCCTCGTGCCTCTAGCGTATCTTCTGGAACTGGAGACGCTACACAAGGTGTTCCCACAACTAGCCGAGGCGCTGGCTCGCAACCCCATTGCGAAGTCCCTCGTTCAAACCGGTCTTCCGACTTTGGTTCTCTCGCTGATGACTGTTGCCGTCCCTTATCTATATAACT GGCTCTCAAACCTTCAGGGAATGACATCGCGTGGCGATGTTGAATTGTCCGTCATTTCCAaaaacttcttcttctctttcttcaatctGTTCCTTGTTTTCACGGTCTTCGGCACGGCGACGACTTTCTACGAACTGTTCAAGCATCTTCGCGATGCGTTTCAGGATGCCACAACCATTGCATTTGCGCTGGCCAACTCTCTTGAAAATTTTGCACCATTTTACATCAACCTAATAGTCCTGCAAGGTGTGGGCATGTTCCCCTTCCGGCTGTTGGAGTTTGGAAGCGTTGCAATGTATCCCATCAATTTCTTTAAAGCGAAGACACCACGGGAGTATGCCGAACTATCCACGCCACCTACTTTCAGTTACGGGTATTCGATCCCACAGACAATCCTCATCTTAATCATATGCGTGGTGTATAGCGTATTTCCGAGCTCTTGGTTAATATGTCTGTTTGGACTGGTGTACTTTACTATCGGGAACTTCATTTACAAGTACCAGCTCCTGTATGCGATGGACCATCAGCAGCATTCCACCGGGCGTGCATGGCCAATGATATGCAGTCGAGTCCTGGTAGGCTTGATGGTGTTTCAAATCGCGATGATAGGCGTGTTTGCACTGCGCAAAGCTATCACACGTTCCTTGATCCTTGTGCCCCTCTTGGGTGCAACGGTGTGGTTCAGCTACTTCTTCTCTCGGAGTTATGAGCCACTGATGAAATTCATTGCTTTGAAGAGTATTAATCCTGATGGCGGTGGAAATCTTTCCCCTTCACCGTcaaccttttcttctccatctgGCCTCGACCGGGACGCCCTACCAATCCAAATTGGTAGGCAAGGAGTAGAAGTTAGGCTGAACAAGTATGTCAACCCCAGCCTCATTATGCCTCTCGATGGCGCCTGGCTTCCAGGCCGCAGCGTTGGCGAATACCCTAGGTCTATATAA
- a CDS encoding uncharacterized protein (expressed protein): MPTHPYYSTMAEIPNYIPNDKRTFELVSIFALTCSIILTITYAFVLTKHPQISKSDLLTTLWFVLFTYTPTPQSNPTH; the protein is encoded by the coding sequence ATGCCCACACACCCCTATTACTCTACCATGGCGGAGATCCCTAACTACATCCCCAACGACAAAAGAACATTCGAACTAGTCTCAATATTCGCCCTCACCTGTAGCATAATACTAACTATAACCTACGCATTCGTCCTCACCAAGCACCCTCAAATCTCCAAATCCGACCTCCTAACCACTCTCTGGTTCGTCCTCTTCACGTACACTCCAACACCCCAATCCAACCCAACCCATAA
- a CDS encoding cytochrome C1 family-domain-containing protein, giving the protein MLARTVSRSVPFRGIARQSLNRASTRASSSAAGAESASSPFHLTVTASVATAVAVGSAAYLYGQEAFASTPAEEGLHPTNYPWEHAKWNKTFDHAALRRGFQVYREVCASCHSLTRVPWRSFVGVMHTVDEMKAMAEENEYDTEPNDQGEIEKRPGKLSDYIPAPYKNEEAARAANGGALPPDLSLIVKGRHGGCNYIFSLLTGYPDEPPAGATVQEGMNFNPYFPGTAIAMGRVLFDGVVEYEDGTPATTSQMAKDVVEFLNWAAEPEMDDRKKMGVKAIALLTGLFAVSVWVKRYKWSPIKTRKIVYSPPVSRR; this is encoded by the exons ATGCTGGCACGTACTGTCTCGCGCAGCGTGCCCTTCCGGGGTATCGCACGGCAGTCCTTGAACAGAGCATCCACG CGTGCGTCTTCTTCCGCCGCCGGTGCCGAATCCGCCAGCTCCCCCTTCCACCTCACAGTCACTGCGTCCGTCGCAACCGCCGTCGCCGTCGGATCCGCCGCCTATCTCTATGGACAGGAAGCTTTTGCATCGACCCCTGCTGAAGAAGG GTTGCACCCTACCAACTACCCTTGGGAACATGCCAAGTGGAACAAGACCTTCGATCATGCGGC CCTCCGTCGTGGTTTCCAGGTCTACCGTGAAGTCTGCGCTTCCTGCCACTCCTTGACTCGTGTTCCCTGGCGTTCGTTCGTTGGTGTCATGCACACCGTCGATGAGATGAAGGCCATGGCTGAGGAGAACGAATACGACACCGAGCCCAACGACCAGGGCGAGATCGAGAAGCGTCCCGGAAAGCTGTCGGACTACATCCCTGCTCCTTACAAGAACGAGGAGGCTGCCCGGGCTGCCAACGGTGGTGCTCTGCCCCCTGATCTTAGCTTGATCGTCAAGGGCCGTCACGGTGGCTGCAACTACATCTTCAGTCTGTTGACTGGTTACCCCGACGAGCCCCCAGCTGGTGCCACTGTCCAGGAGGGCATGAACTTCAACCCTTACTTCCCTGGAACCG CTATTGCCATGGGTCGTGTCCTCTTCGATGGTGTTGTTGAGTACGAGGACGGCACTCCTGCCACCACCTCCCAGATGGCTAAGGACGTTGTTGAATTCCTCAACTGGGCTGCCGAGCCTGAGATGGACGACCGTAAGAAGATGGGTGTCAAGGCCATTGCCCTCCTTACCGGTCTCTTCGCTGTCAGCGTCTGGGTTAAGCGTTACAAGTGGTCTCCGATCAAGACAAGGAAGATTGTGTACAGCCCCCCTGTCTCCCGGCGCTGA
- a CDS encoding uncharacterized protein (expressed protein) translates to MGSSLMPKNKHGNESADRIASGSIKASHLGSAFSSRLTSENCLNPQSISQGPIFPRIVTRRLLDVIPRETRQSLRLTCKAWSRTIDKAVPVSRPAANIVPPEILLQVFFMLDPRDLIMLDGRAVNG, encoded by the coding sequence ATGGGTTCTAGCTTGATGCCTAAGAATAAGCACGGTAATGAGAGCGCCGATAGAATTGCGTCAGGTTCAATTAAAGCTTCGCATCTGGGGTCAGCATTTAGCTCTCGTCTGACGTCAGAAAATTGTCTCAACCCTCAGAGTATCTCACAGGGGCCTATATTTCCGCGAATCGTGACTAGAAGATTGCTCGATGTTATCCCTCGTGAAACCCGTCAATCTTTACGCCTAACCTGCAAAGCTTGGTCTCGAACAATTGACAAGGCAGTGCCCGTTTCTCGCCCTGCCGCGAATATTGTACCGCCTGAGATTTTGCTGCAGGTATTCTTCATGTTGGACCCTCGTGATTTGATAATGCTCGACGGACGTGCTGTCAATGGATGA